A section of the Vibrio vulnificus CMCP6 genome encodes:
- a CDS encoding L-threonylcarbamoyladenylate synthase produces the protein MANSEEVTLNTLYLSALEQKDIDQAKEILASGELVAIPTETVYGLAADATNPDAVKKIFAAKGRPADHPLIVHIGRVEQLTDWAIDIPEEAYTLAQAYWPGPVTLLLKKAPHVTPVVTGGLETIGIRMPAHDVFATLLQSSGMAVAAPSANPYKKLSPTSAKHVMNSLGGKIAAVLDGGDCAHGLESTIVDLTEKPFRILRTGPVTAAQLSATLSEEVSSPVSHNVAVPGNVTSHYQPNTRVRLVQASDLALVGDKKIAYLHYTPFTAQENVEVRQMPSSVAEYSHDLYRTLDEADKWGCEEIWVERPPVTESWFAVHDRLNRAQSKL, from the coding sequence ATGGCCAATTCTGAGGAAGTAACATTGAACACGCTTTATCTTTCTGCCCTAGAGCAAAAAGACATCGATCAAGCCAAAGAGATTCTCGCCAGCGGTGAGCTCGTGGCGATCCCAACTGAAACGGTTTACGGCTTAGCCGCAGATGCCACCAATCCAGACGCTGTAAAAAAGATCTTTGCCGCGAAAGGAAGACCAGCCGATCACCCTTTGATTGTGCATATTGGCCGTGTGGAGCAATTGACCGATTGGGCGATCGACATTCCTGAAGAAGCGTATACTTTGGCGCAAGCCTACTGGCCAGGCCCAGTTACCTTGCTGTTAAAAAAAGCGCCCCATGTTACTCCCGTGGTTACTGGTGGCTTAGAGACCATCGGCATTCGAATGCCTGCGCATGACGTATTTGCAACCCTATTGCAATCTTCCGGTATGGCGGTTGCTGCGCCTTCAGCGAACCCCTACAAAAAACTGAGCCCCACTTCAGCCAAGCACGTTATGAATTCACTCGGTGGCAAAATTGCGGCCGTATTAGATGGAGGGGACTGCGCTCATGGGCTTGAGTCGACGATTGTCGATCTGACCGAAAAACCTTTCCGTATTTTACGTACCGGCCCAGTGACCGCAGCGCAACTCTCTGCCACGTTGAGCGAGGAAGTGAGCTCTCCGGTTAGCCATAATGTTGCAGTACCCGGTAATGTCACTAGCCACTACCAACCCAATACCCGTGTTCGTTTGGTTCAAGCTAGCGATCTGGCACTGGTTGGGGATAAGAAGATCGCCTACCTTCACTACACGCCGTTCACTGCGCAAGAGAATGTCGAAGTCAGACAGATGCCCTCTTCAGTAGCCGAATACTCACATGACTTATATCGCACACTCGATGAAGCGGACAAATGGGGCTGTGAGGAAATTTGGGTAGAAAGACCACCGGTGACCGAAAGCTGGTTTGCCGTTCATGACCGACTCAATCGAGCACAATCAAAACTTTGA
- a CDS encoding alanine/glycine:cation symporter family protein yields MQSLVDFLNGIIWSPVLIYLCLGAGLFYSIVTRFVQVRHFFEMWRLLLSGKSSSKGISSFQALAVSLSGRVGTGNIAGVAAAIGFGGPGAVFWMWVVAFFGAATAYAESTLAQIYKEEDNGEFRGGPAYYIEKAMGQKWYAWIFAIATIFACGFLLPGVQSNSIGNAVEAAFGPGEMIETAIGTFSFAKIFTGTVISVILAFIIFGGVKRIANFTQVVVPFMALAYIITAFVIILLNIGEVPRIIAMIVGDAFTPMAGVGAAIGWGVKRGVYSNEAGQGTGPHAAAAASVDHPAQQGLVQSFSIYIDTLLVCSATAFMILITGAYNVHGAEGFLVQNISAEIAANGPVFTQMAIESALPGVGKPFIAVALFFFAFTTILAYYYIAETNIAYIRRSFKVNGLMFVLKVALIAVVFYGTVKTANLAWAMGDVGVGLMAWLNIVGILIIFFMSKPAIKALQDYEEQQKQGVTDYTFNPVKLGISGATYWEEKYKRKTGQDPQTEEKQTTVVEQPSL; encoded by the coding sequence ATGCAGTCTTTAGTTGATTTTCTGAATGGAATTATCTGGAGCCCGGTGCTGATTTATCTGTGCTTGGGCGCTGGTCTGTTCTACTCCATCGTGACTCGCTTTGTTCAAGTGCGTCACTTCTTCGAAATGTGGCGCCTACTCCTTTCTGGCAAAAGCTCTTCAAAAGGGATCTCCTCTTTCCAAGCATTAGCCGTTTCACTTTCTGGTCGCGTCGGTACAGGTAACATCGCAGGTGTCGCAGCAGCGATCGGTTTTGGTGGTCCGGGTGCGGTATTCTGGATGTGGGTCGTAGCCTTCTTTGGTGCTGCAACCGCCTATGCAGAATCCACACTGGCGCAAATCTACAAAGAAGAAGACAACGGTGAATTCCGTGGTGGCCCAGCTTACTACATTGAGAAGGCCATGGGTCAGAAGTGGTACGCGTGGATCTTCGCCATTGCGACCATCTTTGCGTGTGGCTTCCTACTACCAGGCGTGCAGTCGAACAGCATTGGTAATGCGGTTGAAGCGGCATTTGGTCCTGGAGAGATGATTGAGACCGCCATCGGCACCTTCAGTTTTGCGAAAATTTTCACTGGTACGGTCATCTCTGTCATCCTAGCGTTCATCATTTTTGGTGGTGTAAAACGTATCGCAAACTTCACCCAAGTCGTGGTGCCATTCATGGCATTGGCTTACATCATCACGGCGTTCGTGATCATCCTACTCAACATTGGTGAAGTACCACGTATCATCGCGATGATCGTAGGTGATGCATTCACACCAATGGCGGGTGTCGGCGCTGCAATTGGTTGGGGTGTAAAACGTGGTGTTTACTCAAACGAAGCAGGTCAAGGTACAGGCCCTCACGCAGCGGCAGCAGCCAGTGTTGATCACCCTGCGCAGCAAGGTTTGGTGCAGTCGTTCTCAATCTACATCGATACTCTGCTCGTCTGTTCAGCGACCGCCTTTATGATTCTGATCACTGGCGCGTATAACGTTCATGGTGCGGAAGGCTTCCTCGTACAGAACATCTCAGCTGAAATCGCAGCCAACGGCCCTGTGTTTACACAAATGGCGATTGAAAGTGCATTGCCAGGCGTAGGTAAACCATTCATTGCGGTTGCGCTGTTCTTCTTCGCCTTTACCACGATTCTTGCTTACTACTACATTGCAGAAACGAACATCGCGTACATCCGTCGCAGCTTCAAAGTGAATGGTTTGATGTTTGTACTAAAAGTCGCACTGATTGCTGTCGTCTTCTACGGCACAGTGAAAACCGCGAACTTGGCATGGGCAATGGGTGATGTGGGCGTTGGCTTGATGGCATGGCTCAACATCGTTGGTATTCTAATCATCTTCTTCATGTCGAAGCCAGCGATCAAAGCGCTGCAAGATTATGAAGAGCAACAAAAGCAAGGCGTGACCGACTACACCTTCAACCCTGTAAAACTGGGTATCTCAGGAGCGACTTACTGGGAAGAGAAATACAAACGTAAAACAGGTCAAGATCCACAAACGGAAGAAAAACAAACCACCGTCGTGGAGCAGCCTTCACTCTAA
- a CDS encoding LysR substrate-binding domain-containing protein, with protein sequence MSFLGLQLGNNRYKLIAAYRKTKRKWAKMIKSTYVSALHTFVEVGKYPSLTEAARQLCLTTGAVSQQLLQLEQQLGFSLFERHSRGIRFTEKGRQLHQCAALHFGEMASEIQRLKQEQNRPQEVRLKLTPSFAFKWLVPKLESFHQQYPDIQIQIFAEGALVNSDTRDFDLAIDYRPHPFRQANTELLLDEYLLPVMNPRYLQTHAWLHNAVYALDEWSQVVLLHDAMPWENAPRDYEWLSWVAQRRLDLPTERGHFFNRTDMAMSAAEAGVGIAMARMALIDDELQTGRLVSPFQPIRAEAGYYLIHNSKNDSTAAFTTWLKQQISN encoded by the coding sequence GTGAGTTTCTTAGGTTTACAACTTGGTAACAATCGATATAAATTAATTGCTGCTTATAGAAAAACTAAACGCAAGTGGGCAAAAATGATCAAAAGCACTTATGTATCGGCACTGCATACTTTTGTGGAAGTGGGTAAGTACCCCAGTTTAACCGAGGCTGCAAGGCAACTTTGCTTAACTACCGGTGCGGTGAGTCAGCAGTTATTACAGCTAGAACAGCAACTTGGTTTTAGTTTGTTTGAACGGCACTCTCGCGGTATTCGTTTTACGGAGAAAGGTCGGCAACTTCATCAATGTGCCGCGTTGCACTTTGGGGAAATGGCATCGGAAATCCAACGTTTAAAGCAAGAGCAGAATCGCCCACAGGAAGTGCGTCTTAAATTGACTCCTTCTTTTGCCTTCAAATGGCTGGTGCCAAAATTGGAAAGCTTTCACCAGCAGTACCCCGATATTCAAATCCAAATTTTTGCCGAAGGGGCTTTGGTGAACAGTGATACGCGAGATTTTGACCTCGCGATTGATTACCGCCCACACCCGTTTCGTCAAGCCAATACCGAGTTGCTATTGGATGAATATTTGCTGCCTGTGATGAACCCCAGATACTTGCAAACACACGCGTGGTTGCACAATGCCGTGTATGCGCTAGATGAGTGGAGTCAAGTGGTGCTTTTGCACGACGCTATGCCGTGGGAAAACGCGCCAAGGGATTATGAATGGCTTAGTTGGGTCGCGCAGAGACGGCTCGATTTACCAACCGAAAGAGGACACTTCTTTAACCGGACCGATATGGCGATGTCGGCTGCCGAAGCGGGTGTAGGGATTGCCATGGCACGCATGGCGCTGATTGATGATGAGTTGCAAACCGGCCGCTTAGTCTCTCCTTTTCAGCCCATCCGAGCAGAGGCGGGGTACTATTTGATCCACAACAGCAAAAATGACAGCACCGCAGCGTTTACCACTTGGCTTAAGCAACAAATTTCAAATTGA
- a CDS encoding acetate uptake transporter, which translates to MSTKLANPAPLGLMGFGMTTILLNIHNAGFFPIDSMILAMGIFYGGLSQVIVGIMCFKRGDTFGTTAFTSYGLFWLTLVALIVMPYMGLPASPANFMGWYLALWGIFTGFMFIGSLCYPTAKQVVFGSLTILFALLAARDFTGSELIGTIAGFEGIFCGASAIYFAMAQVLNNEYGRTILPIGEKKAPAVNAQELAA; encoded by the coding sequence ATGTCTACTAAACTGGCTAACCCAGCGCCACTTGGTCTAATGGGTTTCGGTATGACTACTATCCTGCTCAACATTCACAATGCAGGTTTCTTCCCGATTGACTCAATGATCTTGGCAATGGGCATCTTTTACGGTGGTCTAAGCCAAGTGATCGTAGGCATCATGTGCTTTAAGCGTGGTGATACCTTTGGTACCACAGCGTTTACGTCTTACGGTCTATTCTGGTTGACGCTGGTTGCGTTGATCGTGATGCCATACATGGGTCTACCAGCAAGCCCTGCAAATTTCATGGGTTGGTACCTTGCTCTGTGGGGTATTTTCACTGGTTTCATGTTCATTGGCTCGCTGTGCTACCCAACAGCAAAACAAGTGGTATTTGGTTCATTGACCATTCTGTTTGCACTGCTAGCAGCACGTGATTTTACGGGCAGCGAACTTATCGGCACGATCGCGGGCTTTGAAGGCATCTTCTGTGGTGCGAGCGCAATCTATTTTGCTATGGCGCAAGTGCTAAACAACGAATATGGCCGCACTATTTTGCCTATTGGTGAAAAGAAAGCACCAGCAGTGAACGCGCAAGAGCTTGCTGCATAA
- a CDS encoding D-amino acid dehydrogenase has protein sequence MKAVVLGSGVVGLMSAWYLQKAGYQVTVVDRQARSAEETSFANAGQISYGYSSPWAAPGIPQKALRWLMEEHAPLKIKPSLDPQLLKWATQMLANCQLSRYQVNKARMLAIANHSRECLSQLRQEHDIEYQGRQQGTLQVFRTQKQLIAIEKDIALLEQSGTRYQRMSVDECIKQEPGLAAVSHKLTGGLYLPDDETGDCYLFCQQMTELAQQQGVTFLFNTNVKKVNTQGNQVVSVSTDAGELQADVYVVAMGSYSTALLAKLGITIPVYPVKGYSLTVPITDESQAPVSTVMDETYKVALTRFDDRIRVAGTAELAGFDPAIPEKRKATISMVVNDLFPHSGDFAKAEFWTGFRPMTPDGTPLIGKTPLKNLYTNTGHGTLGWTMACGSGHLLSQIITGEQSENPAGLDLFRYAS, from the coding sequence ATGAAAGCAGTGGTATTGGGCAGTGGTGTGGTTGGCTTGATGAGCGCGTGGTATCTACAAAAAGCGGGCTATCAGGTGACCGTTGTCGACCGCCAAGCGCGCAGCGCGGAAGAAACCAGTTTTGCCAATGCAGGACAGATCTCTTACGGCTACTCTTCGCCTTGGGCTGCACCGGGCATTCCCCAAAAAGCGCTTCGCTGGCTGATGGAAGAGCACGCACCACTGAAAATCAAACCCTCTCTTGATCCTCAACTGCTGAAATGGGCGACACAAATGTTGGCCAACTGCCAACTCAGTCGTTATCAAGTGAACAAAGCGAGGATGCTGGCAATTGCCAATCACAGCCGTGAATGCCTTAGCCAACTTCGCCAAGAGCACGATATTGAATACCAAGGCCGCCAACAAGGCACGTTGCAGGTTTTTCGTACTCAAAAGCAATTGATCGCCATTGAAAAAGACATCGCACTGCTTGAGCAAAGCGGTACGCGCTATCAACGTATGAGTGTCGATGAGTGCATTAAGCAAGAGCCGGGGTTGGCAGCCGTGAGCCATAAACTGACGGGCGGTCTCTATCTACCTGACGATGAAACGGGCGATTGCTATTTGTTTTGCCAACAGATGACAGAACTGGCACAACAGCAAGGCGTAACTTTTTTGTTCAATACGAACGTGAAGAAAGTCAATACTCAGGGTAACCAAGTAGTGAGCGTGTCTACTGATGCTGGCGAGTTGCAAGCGGATGTATACGTGGTGGCCATGGGCAGTTATTCCACCGCGCTACTGGCGAAACTGGGGATCACGATACCTGTTTATCCGGTCAAAGGTTATTCACTGACCGTTCCGATCACCGATGAAAGCCAAGCTCCGGTTTCTACGGTCATGGATGAAACCTATAAAGTGGCGCTGACTCGATTTGATGACCGTATCCGCGTGGCAGGCACGGCAGAGCTGGCCGGATTCGATCCTGCAATTCCTGAGAAACGCAAAGCAACCATTTCTATGGTGGTAAACGATCTTTTCCCTCATAGCGGTGATTTTGCCAAGGCGGAATTCTGGACAGGTTTTCGCCCTATGACACCAGACGGCACACCACTCATCGGCAAAACCCCGCTCAAGAATCTTTATACCAATACCGGACATGGCACCTTAGGTTGGACCATGGCGTGTGGCTCAGGTCACTTGCTGAGCCAAATCATCACTGGCGAGCAATCGGAGAATCCGGCAGGGTTGGATCTCTTCCGCTACGCCAGCTAA
- a CDS encoding ion channel yields the protein MKSEKGRCSYQNPDGWCCDQPCGESGLCYWHDPKVDKSNDDVKSQVEQWAAEGKPLDGFQLAKTNLVDLNLVNRGSKVGFQCRGADFYRADLSDAHFFGLDLRGSSLMKSKLVCANLHCAKLEGCNLLGADLARARLENIEWGEELKQEQEARVAMKKGDHKKAKSLWQEAEEVCRGVRKQCEKQGLFESAGLFFKKEMRFRRYQMPRLSLQRILSKLVDLFCGYGEDPLRVVLFSLFLIFASAAAYFFLDTTSANPIYADVTGWQFYVLEFLNAVYFSVVTFTTLGYGDISPVGLARFIAALEAFLGSFTMALFVVVFVKKMTR from the coding sequence ATGAAGTCAGAAAAAGGCCGATGCAGCTATCAAAATCCTGATGGCTGGTGCTGCGATCAACCGTGTGGGGAGTCTGGTCTCTGTTACTGGCACGATCCCAAAGTCGATAAAAGCAATGACGACGTCAAGTCGCAGGTTGAGCAATGGGCAGCAGAAGGTAAACCTTTAGACGGATTTCAGTTGGCAAAAACAAACTTGGTTGATCTCAATTTGGTTAACCGTGGTAGCAAGGTTGGGTTTCAGTGTCGAGGTGCCGATTTCTATCGCGCAGACTTAAGTGATGCTCATTTTTTTGGCTTAGATTTACGCGGTTCTTCACTGATGAAGAGCAAATTGGTGTGTGCCAATTTGCACTGCGCAAAACTAGAGGGTTGCAATTTACTCGGAGCGGACTTGGCGCGTGCCCGTCTCGAAAATATCGAGTGGGGGGAGGAGCTCAAACAAGAGCAAGAAGCGCGAGTTGCGATGAAAAAAGGCGATCATAAAAAAGCCAAATCCTTATGGCAAGAAGCGGAGGAAGTCTGCCGAGGGGTACGCAAGCAGTGTGAAAAACAAGGGTTGTTTGAAAGTGCAGGGCTATTTTTTAAAAAGGAAATGCGTTTTCGTCGTTATCAAATGCCGAGACTCAGCCTGCAGCGGATTTTATCGAAATTGGTTGATCTGTTTTGTGGCTACGGAGAAGACCCGCTTAGAGTCGTGTTGTTTTCACTGTTCCTGATTTTTGCCAGTGCAGCGGCTTACTTTTTCTTAGACACCACCTCGGCTAACCCGATTTATGCCGATGTGACGGGTTGGCAGTTTTACGTATTGGAATTTCTCAACGCGGTCTATTTTAGTGTCGTTACCTTTACCACGCTCGGCTATGGCGATATATCACCAGTGGGTTTAGCGCGCTTTATTGCCGCGTTGGAGGCGTTTCTTGGTAGTTTTACCATGGCCCTGTTTGTGGTGGTGTTTGTAAAGAAAATGACGCGATGA
- a CDS encoding DedA family protein, producing MAAYIQEILSLHLSSPLWLFIGIVLVSYLLEDLAIVLAAGLAVEGYLPSLVAIVAIFVGITTGDLALYWLGKYGQSVRFLRYHTLKHKAFRQVRGRIQSKAFVSLFVIRFIPGLRTLGYTLSGYCLVPMRVFLLAVILASALWVGGVFGSVYWLGSQAFLAQSSWLWWWVLGAFLLLTVMNRVVSQSWSKGKISI from the coding sequence TTGGCCGCCTATATCCAAGAAATATTGAGCTTACATCTGAGCTCGCCGCTGTGGCTGTTTATTGGCATCGTGCTGGTTTCCTATCTCTTGGAAGATCTTGCCATCGTGCTAGCCGCAGGGTTAGCCGTGGAAGGTTACCTCCCTTCTTTGGTTGCCATCGTTGCCATTTTTGTTGGTATTACTACTGGTGATTTAGCGCTCTATTGGTTGGGCAAATATGGTCAAAGTGTCCGTTTTTTGCGTTATCACACGCTCAAGCATAAAGCGTTTCGCCAGGTGAGAGGGCGTATTCAAAGTAAGGCTTTCGTGAGTTTGTTTGTGATTCGTTTTATTCCTGGATTGCGCACCTTAGGTTACACCCTAAGTGGTTATTGCCTCGTGCCGATGCGTGTTTTTTTGTTGGCGGTCATACTCGCCAGCGCGCTCTGGGTCGGGGGTGTGTTTGGGTCGGTGTACTGGTTAGGTAGCCAAGCTTTCTTAGCACAAAGCTCGTGGCTTTGGTGGTGGGTGTTAGGCGCATTTTTACTGCTGACCGTTATGAATCGTGTCGTGAGCCAGTCTTGGTCAAAAGGAAAAATATCAATATGA
- a CDS encoding ATP-grasp domain-containing protein, with translation MNRAIEMIEQGRVNAGMPLLSQSPKREISPYEFLPSWFFYTPVVAQSVVQGLWHRDITLPLIANPAIHLSGMVGESKHDILTLAGKEAQRWISPFITVSKHGQEIESLLAEIEQSLLDAGLTYPLVAKPDLGCRGAGVKLIETEQQLRQYLDTFPQQARFLLQQKAPFSAEAGVFYVRHPQEKQGRIISITLKYAPSVVGDGQRTLKTLIEDSPRAGKLTHLYFPRHSNKLDWVPDAGEEVQLAFAGSHSRGSIFRNGNQYITPELTQRLDAIFDDFNGFHYGRLDIKFADIEQFMAGENFTILEVNGASSEAAHIWDSETPLLEIFSTLLLQYRLLFQIGAQQKKLGHRTPKIRELLRAWQTERQLVRQYPATD, from the coding sequence ATGAATCGAGCCATTGAAATGATTGAACAAGGCCGAGTGAATGCGGGCATGCCGTTGTTAAGTCAATCACCCAAGCGTGAGATTTCACCTTATGAGTTTCTACCGAGCTGGTTTTTTTATACCCCGGTGGTGGCACAGAGTGTCGTGCAAGGTTTGTGGCATCGAGACATCACGCTGCCATTAATTGCGAATCCCGCCATACATCTCAGTGGCATGGTGGGGGAGTCTAAGCACGATATTTTGACCTTAGCGGGCAAAGAGGCGCAGCGCTGGATTTCACCTTTCATCACCGTCAGCAAACATGGGCAGGAGATTGAGAGTCTGTTGGCCGAGATCGAGCAATCGTTGCTTGATGCCGGATTGACTTATCCCTTAGTGGCAAAACCCGATCTTGGTTGCCGTGGCGCGGGCGTGAAGCTTATCGAAACCGAGCAGCAACTTCGCCAATATTTGGACACTTTTCCGCAGCAAGCGCGGTTTCTGTTGCAGCAAAAAGCGCCTTTTTCGGCGGAGGCAGGGGTGTTTTACGTTCGTCATCCACAAGAAAAGCAGGGGCGGATTATTTCAATCACGTTGAAGTACGCGCCATCGGTGGTGGGTGATGGCCAGCGAACACTGAAAACATTAATTGAAGACTCGCCTCGAGCAGGTAAGTTGACGCATTTGTATTTCCCAAGGCACAGCAACAAGTTGGATTGGGTGCCTGACGCTGGTGAAGAAGTGCAGCTAGCGTTTGCGGGAAGCCACAGTCGCGGTTCGATATTTCGCAATGGCAACCAATACATCACCCCAGAGTTGACTCAGCGTTTAGATGCCATTTTTGATGATTTCAACGGCTTTCATTATGGACGGTTGGATATCAAGTTCGCCGACATTGAACAGTTTATGGCTGGAGAAAACTTCACCATTTTGGAAGTGAATGGTGCCAGCAGTGAGGCTGCCCATATCTGGGATAGCGAAACGCCTTTGCTGGAGATTTTTTCTACGCTGCTTTTGCAATACCGACTGCTTTTCCAAATTGGTGCGCAACAGAAAAAACTGGGCCACCGCACGCCGAAAATCCGTGAATTGCTTCGCGCTTGGCAAACTGAGCGTCAATTAGTTCGTCAGTATCCCGCTACCGATTAG
- a CDS encoding BCCT family transporter: protein MKRHFELIDKPTFFGALALLFSVIIPLLVWPSQGEYWIGVAKTFMTDKLGFLYLGLGLAAFFFMVYIIFSDIGQIKLGDADEKPEFATGSWAAMLFCGGIGASILYWGTIEWAYYYQNPPFQLEAGSEEAIRWAATYGIFHWGPIAWSIYLIPALPIAYFFYVRKQPVLKISAALMPVIGEARSYGKLGKVIDVLFIFGLLGGAATTLGLAAPLINEGISYLFGIPSTTLSQIGVLLLCTALFAYSSYKGMDGGIKVLSNINFWGALALLAFILVTGPTLFMLETGLDSIGRMLSNFFVMATWAEPFGGYGPFEDTHFPQDWTIFYWAWWLVFAPSMGLFVARISRGRTIKQMVSGSIFFGSMGCALYFMVLGNFGLSLQLSGQLDVVAILNQHGATRAIFAILEQLPLSTVVIAVFTILCIIFTATTFDSISFILASVVQNNVTEDPLRWNRLFWAFTLSLMPSILLFMGGLATLQTAAIVGGLPLLGIAIMLMISGIKAASLDLAHQEGYEDPVINIEEFPDVDPWSREGMALAKFERLKDEAVEAAEQEREALAAIWKLKKVIRSEALSRGESGLELGEAPEEQLTEIQRLTNAAMEAKEHKLQASEAAQAARIEFNELIKEKELQSLQSESLS from the coding sequence ATGAAAAGGCACTTTGAACTCATCGATAAACCCACTTTTTTTGGCGCTCTAGCGCTTCTTTTTTCGGTGATTATTCCACTTCTTGTTTGGCCATCTCAGGGAGAATACTGGATAGGCGTAGCAAAAACATTCATGACCGATAAGCTGGGTTTTCTTTACCTAGGCCTTGGTTTGGCTGCATTTTTCTTCATGGTTTACATCATTTTCAGCGATATCGGTCAAATTAAACTGGGCGATGCCGATGAAAAGCCAGAGTTTGCCACAGGCTCCTGGGCGGCGATGCTTTTCTGCGGAGGGATCGGAGCCAGCATTCTTTATTGGGGCACTATCGAGTGGGCTTACTACTACCAAAATCCGCCATTCCAACTAGAAGCAGGCAGTGAAGAAGCCATTCGCTGGGCCGCCACTTACGGAATTTTCCACTGGGGGCCGATTGCATGGTCTATCTATCTGATTCCGGCTTTACCCATTGCTTACTTCTTCTATGTTCGTAAGCAGCCAGTTCTGAAAATTTCTGCGGCACTGATGCCTGTGATTGGAGAAGCAAGAAGTTACGGTAAATTGGGCAAAGTGATCGATGTTTTGTTTATTTTTGGCCTTCTTGGTGGCGCAGCCACCACGCTTGGTTTAGCTGCCCCTCTCATCAATGAAGGGATCAGCTATTTATTTGGCATCCCTTCAACAACACTCTCACAAATTGGTGTACTGCTCCTGTGTACTGCGCTGTTCGCCTATTCCTCTTATAAAGGCATGGATGGTGGTATTAAAGTACTCAGCAACATCAATTTCTGGGGTGCGCTCGCCTTGCTCGCTTTCATCTTAGTGACAGGCCCAACACTCTTCATGCTGGAAACCGGCTTAGATTCTATCGGCCGAATGCTGTCCAATTTCTTCGTTATGGCAACATGGGCGGAACCATTTGGCGGTTATGGGCCATTCGAGGATACCCACTTCCCTCAAGACTGGACGATTTTTTACTGGGCATGGTGGCTAGTGTTTGCCCCAAGTATGGGACTGTTTGTTGCGCGAATCTCGAGAGGGAGAACCATAAAGCAGATGGTGTCAGGGTCGATCTTTTTCGGCTCAATGGGCTGTGCGCTCTATTTTATGGTACTGGGTAATTTTGGTTTATCATTGCAACTTTCGGGTCAATTAGATGTAGTCGCCATTCTTAACCAGCACGGTGCGACAAGAGCCATTTTTGCCATTCTGGAACAACTTCCGCTCAGTACGGTCGTGATCGCGGTATTCACTATTTTGTGCATTATTTTCACTGCGACAACCTTCGATTCGATTTCATTTATTCTCGCGTCCGTTGTACAAAACAATGTCACGGAAGATCCACTACGCTGGAACCGACTGTTTTGGGCTTTCACCTTATCACTCATGCCTTCCATTCTCTTATTCATGGGTGGCTTAGCGACATTGCAAACCGCAGCCATTGTGGGCGGTTTACCATTGCTAGGTATCGCCATTATGTTGATGATTTCCGGAATCAAAGCCGCAAGCTTAGACTTAGCACACCAAGAAGGTTATGAAGATCCCGTTATCAACATAGAAGAGTTTCCTGATGTTGATCCTTGGTCACGCGAAGGTATGGCACTGGCGAAATTCGAACGATTGAAAGATGAAGCGGTTGAGGCAGCAGAGCAAGAACGCGAGGCTCTCGCTGCCATCTGGAAACTGAAAAAAGTGATACGTTCTGAAGCGCTCTCTCGCGGAGAAAGCGGCTTAGAACTTGGAGAAGCTCCTGAGGAACAACTTACAGAAATTCAACGCCTAACGAACGCGGCAATGGAGGCTAAAGAACACAAACTGCAAGCCTCTGAAGCGGCTCAAGCAGCGCGCATTGAATTTAACGAGCTGATCAAAGAAAAAGAGTTGCAATCTCTTCAGTCAGAATCACTCAGTTAA
- a CDS encoding DedA family protein, translating to MQHLNQLLISMQPLLEQYGYLALVVSIVLEGVGVPMPGQSLMIAASILSSDGVMNFYWVMIVSWLSCFIGNSCGYLLGYHFESWLDKKGYISGAKFHKLQQAIQKYGPACLVISRFVEGMKQFMPLACGIAKMPLKEFLLGNLLATSIWVAVFGLLTHFAFEHLHQITHFYSAHHFVIWGISALLFCSMIYAVIKHRRRSK from the coding sequence GTGCAACATCTCAACCAACTGCTGATTTCTATGCAACCTTTGTTGGAACAATATGGCTACCTAGCTTTGGTCGTCAGCATCGTGCTTGAGGGCGTAGGCGTACCGATGCCAGGGCAATCGCTAATGATCGCGGCATCCATCCTCTCTTCTGATGGTGTGATGAATTTTTATTGGGTGATGATCGTCTCTTGGTTGAGCTGTTTTATCGGCAACAGCTGTGGTTACTTGTTGGGTTACCACTTTGAGTCTTGGTTGGATAAAAAAGGCTACATTTCAGGTGCTAAGTTTCACAAGCTGCAACAGGCAATTCAAAAATATGGCCCAGCTTGCCTAGTCATCAGCCGCTTTGTCGAAGGGATGAAACAATTTATGCCACTGGCGTGTGGGATTGCCAAAATGCCCCTCAAAGAATTTCTCTTAGGCAACCTTCTCGCCACCAGCATTTGGGTTGCGGTATTTGGCTTACTGACTCACTTTGCCTTCGAACATTTGCATCAGATCACCCATTTTTACTCTGCCCACCACTTTGTTATTTGGGGGATCAGCGCCCTGCTCTTCTGTTCGATGATTTATGCTGTCATCAAACACCGACGCCGTTCAAAATAA